The DNA sequence CGGCGGTGCTTACTCTTCCTTAATCTAACGCTTTAGCAACATTCACGAGTCAGGGTGGGAATCTGTCGCCGCGCCGCGATCAGGGCCCGCGGTTGCGGGGCGGGACGATCCTTCTTGCGCTGGAGCCCTACCACATCCGGCCAGGAGGAGCGCGCAGCCCGACCATCCGATTCCTTGCATGAGCCAGGAGCAGGTCGGAATTCGGAACGAAGCGGACTACGTTATCCTGCTATTCACGAAGGCCTGTTATACCGGTCTTCCTCCGGTCTACAGTTAGCTGAGAGTGCGCCGGGAGACCGGCAGGGAGTAGGTGGTGCAAGTCCACTGCGATGAAGGAGTAGCGATCCACATCGGCCCCGAGCCGTGCGCCGTCGTCCGTGAGGGCGGGGGTGAAGCGTCGGTAGGGGTGCGCATAGGCCAGCCATTGAGCCGCGAAAGAACTGTTGTCCCGGGTGCCGACGCTGTTCTCATGGCGGAAGGCAACACGGACGGGCGCGATATCGCGAGCGCCTGTTCGGCCCGGCGTGGTCGGAGACCCTGGCATGTGCGGATGCTCCCTGTGCGGGAACCGGGAGATCTCGCGTCTGGCCGGCAGGATGTCGTACCGCCGGTCCGTACTGGGAAGGCGAGGAGCCGTAGCCGGTGATGCACGGGCGCGAGAAGTCAGACCCCGCCATAGTAGCTACGAAGCCGACGAACAAGGCCGGGCAACCGGCGGCGGAGCCGGTGGAGCCAAGGGCGGGGGCCGAGGGGAACGCGGGCCAGCAAAGCACGTGCCGGGCGCAGAACCGGGCAAGCGTGTCCCAGGCGCTGGATCGCGTACGGCAAGCGGCACGACAGAGGAAGAAGGAACGGTTCACCGCGCTCCTCCACCACGTCGGCATCGATCTGCTCCGGACGGCATTCTTCGCGCTCAAGCGGGATGCCGCTCCCGGGGTGGACGGGCTAACTTGGCGGGACTACGAGGCAGACCTCGAGCCCAGGCTCAGAGATCTGCATGCCCGGGTCCAACGGGGAGCGTACCGGGCTCTGCCATCGCGGCGACGGTATATCCCGAAGCCGGACGGCCGGCAGCGACCCCTGGCGGTGGCTGCCCTGGAGGACAAGATCGTCCAGAGGGCCACGGTGGAGGTGCTGAACGCGATCTACGAGGAGGACTTCCTCGGGTTCAGCTACGGGTTCCGGCCGGGGCGCAGCCAGCACGATGCGCTGGACGCACTCATCGTCGGGATCTCCGGCACCAGGGTGAACTGGATTTTGGACGCCGACATCCGATCGTTCTTCGATGCGGTGAGCCAATCCTGGCTCGTCCGCTTCCTGGAACACCGGATCGGTGACCCGCGCCTGCTCCGCCTGATCCAGAAATGGCTCCGGGCGGGTGTCCTGGAGGATGGGGTGGTGACGGTCAGTGACACGGGGACGGGGCAAGGGTCGGTGATCTCGCCGCTGCTCGCCAACGTCTACCTGCACTACGTCTTCGACCTCTGGGC is a window from the Terriglobales bacterium genome containing:
- the ltrA gene encoding group II intron reverse transcriptase/maturase, whose product is MSQALDRVRQAARQRKKERFTALLHHVGIDLLRTAFFALKRDAAPGVDGLTWRDYEADLEPRLRDLHARVQRGAYRALPSRRRYIPKPDGRQRPLAVAALEDKIVQRATVEVLNAIYEEDFLGFSYGFRPGRSQHDALDALIVGISGTRVNWILDADIRSFFDAVSQSWLVRFLEHRIGDPRLLRLIQKWLRAGVLEDGVVTVSDTGTGQGSVISPLLANVYLHYVFDLWAQRWRRREATGDMIILRYADDLVVGFEHEADARRFWDAMRERLWEFGLSLHPDKTRLIAFGRLAAVWRARCGLGKPETFDFLGFTLICGRSRSGRFLVQRKTRRDRMRAKLKEIKEGLRRRRHQPLPEQGTWLKRVVTGYFAYHAVPTNHRALGSFRHHVANLWRRSLRRRSQRSRLTWDRMDQLTAAWLPQPRILHPWPQQRFAVKHPRWEPYAGMPHVRICAGGAR